One genomic window of Marinobacter adhaerens HP15 includes the following:
- a CDS encoding AEC family transporter — protein MTLIDLFLQTMETTLPVFAMVFIGLGLRRIGWIDNAFVNTASALVFKATLPTLVFLSIIRADLDTAFNPGLLVFYLGATLASFAITWLWARWRVVREDRGVYVQGAFRGNCGIVGLALAANLYGDFGLSAGGILLGLVIISYNILSVIVLVAYQPGQTTDWTKIFHDIIRNPLILAVFVAIPFAALDISLPGWVMTSGDYFASLTLPLALLCIGATVSLSAIRSDSKTALGSSLFKMVILPALCTAAAWLAGFRGSELGLMFLFFASPTAAASFVMVKALGGNDRLAANIIALTTLLASITVTLGVFVLRSTGLI, from the coding sequence ATGACCCTGATCGATCTGTTCCTGCAAACCATGGAAACGACACTGCCCGTGTTTGCCATGGTCTTTATCGGCCTGGGACTTCGCCGGATCGGCTGGATCGATAACGCGTTTGTGAATACTGCTTCGGCGCTGGTGTTCAAGGCCACCCTGCCGACCCTGGTATTTTTGAGCATCATCCGGGCCGATCTGGATACCGCGTTCAATCCCGGGCTTCTGGTGTTTTACCTGGGTGCGACCCTCGCGAGTTTTGCCATCACCTGGCTCTGGGCCCGCTGGCGTGTGGTTCGGGAGGATCGTGGCGTTTACGTGCAGGGCGCGTTTCGCGGTAACTGCGGAATCGTCGGCCTGGCGCTTGCTGCCAATCTCTACGGCGACTTCGGCCTGTCGGCAGGTGGCATCCTGCTTGGCCTGGTGATCATCTCCTACAACATACTTTCGGTGATCGTGCTGGTGGCCTACCAACCGGGGCAAACAACGGACTGGACGAAGATCTTCCATGACATCATCCGCAACCCGCTCATCCTGGCAGTCTTCGTGGCGATTCCCTTCGCCGCCCTGGATATCTCACTGCCGGGCTGGGTCATGACCAGCGGTGATTACTTTGCCTCACTCACGCTGCCCCTGGCGCTGCTTTGCATCGGCGCGACCGTATCCCTGAGCGCCATCCGGAGTGACAGCAAAACGGCCTTGGGTTCCAGCCTGTTCAAGATGGTGATACTGCCGGCGCTTTGCACCGCCGCAGCGTGGCTGGCCGGTTTTCGGGGTTCGGAGCTGGGCCTGATGTTCCTGTTCTTCGCCAGCCCGACGGCGGCCGCCAGTTTCGTGATGGTGAAGGCGCTGGGCGGTAATGACCGGTTGGCGGCCAATATCATCGCCCTGACGACCCTTCTGGCAAGCATCACTGTCACTCTGGGAGTCTTCGTGCTTCGCAGTACCGGCCTGATCTAG